The window AGAGTATTTTCCGTAGAGTCTTTCATCATAGAATGCTTACCGTAGAATATCTCATCGTAGAGTATTTTCCGTAGAGTATTTTCTGTAGAGTATGCGTATGTCTTCTATAAAAACGAGTTTGAGATTTTAAAGTAAAACTAAAAAGTAACTTTTTAAGGAAGTTACTTCCTAATAAAATATAAGTTTTGGACGGTTGTGTGCATAACAAACACAAATTATATAAATAACTTCATCGTAAGAAATTAATGAGGCATCTAATCCACTTTCACACCATCAATCATCTACCACATCTAGCCCAAATAGATTTATAGTTACGCAAGATCGTTTTTTAGATGCCTCGATCTCACATAAATCAGCTTTATTATCTCTGCAAAATTGTCTCTCTTTTTATTCAGGTGAATTCAGGTCAGGGCAGCTGGTGTACTGCTCATAATCTCCTAAGATAATACTGTACAAAAATATTGTGCATAATATACGTACCTGATATACTGTTAAAATATTGTTGAAAAATGATGCATGTGAAGCTGAGGTTTTTAATGACAGCAGTCTAACTGACACATCAGGGGACGATTCTGAAAAAGGGGAATGGGATAATGAATTCTTTAGAACAAGTAAGGAGTACAACTAGCACAAATTTTATAAATAACCTCTACATAGGAGTTAATGAGGCATCTAATCCACTTTCGCACCGTAAATCATCTACCACATCTAGCTCAAATCGATTTTTAGTTACGCAACGCCTATTTTTTAGATGCCTCAATCACCCAATTTGGATGACACTTTTAATAAAGCCTTCATTTAGCTATAGATTTTCTCAGATATAAATATTTATATTCAACGCTGTCTATAATTATTCAGGGCATCCAGTTGTTTATAGAAGAATGTGACCTGATAATTACTACGTTTCGGAAATAAAGCGCAGGTAAAAATCTCAGTATATAAAACTTCAGTATACAAACCTTCCTTTTTATAGAGGAATCGAAAAGGGAATAAAAGGAAAAAGGAAAGGAAAAGGTCAAAGGGAATAAGCTTCACGAAGTTTTACAACGAGCGATTCGACCTGTTCCACTGCTGTTCCTATATACTTATCCGGGTTTACGAGGTTCTCAATATCTCCTGCATTCAGGTACCTTGAAACAGAAGGCATATCCAGAAGTACCTGTTTGAAATACTGCCCTGTATCATGGGCTTCCATCGCTGCATTCCGGACAAGTTCATGGGCTTCCTGTCTGCCGACACCTCTTTTTGCAAGTTCTATCATTACCGCTTCGCCCATGTTCAGGCCTCTCAGCAGATCCAGGTTCTTGCGGATATTTTCTGGATAGAATCTGAGATTCTCAAGCACACTGATCCCAAGTTTAATGATATGGTCTGTAAGTACACAGGCTTCCGGGAAGACAACTCGTTCACAGGAAGAATTTGTAAGGTCCCTTTCGTCCCAGAGGGTATTGTTAAGAAGTTCAGGCTCAACCATTGCTCTTACGATTCGTGCAAGCCCGCAGATCTGCTCGGATTTTATAGGGTTGCGCTTGTGAGGCATGGTAGATGAACCTACCTGCTTTTTCCCGAAGCTTTCCTCAATCTCGGCGATTTCACTGCGTTGAAGAGTCCTGATTTCGATGCCGATCTTGTCCAGAGTCGTAACGGTATTTGCCATCCACATAACAAACTCGGCATGCCTGTCCCTCTGGATGATCTGGTTTGAGACATCCACAGTCCCGATTCCGAGATGCTGCATTGTGAGCTTCTGGATCAGGATTCCGGATCTTCCAAAAGCTGCCTGGGTCCCGACAGCTCCTGTCATTTGCCCTACGGTAATTCTTGGGGTCAGCTCGTATAAGCGGTCCAGATGCCTTGAGATCTCGGAAGCCCAGATTGCAAAACGGAGCCCATATGTTGTGGGGACACCTATCTGACCATGTGTCCTTCCGCAGCAAACCGTGTTCTTGTGGGCGTCTGCCTGGGTCACCAGAACCTTGAGCAAGATTTTGAGTTTGTCTTCCAGGATATCAATTGCGTCCTTCATCTGGAGAGCAGTTGCCGTGTCAAGGATGTCGTTTGAAGTAGCTCCAAAATGAACCCACTTTCCTGCATCGTCTCTGCACTGCTCGGAAATCGCAACAACTACAGCCATCATGTCGTGGTGGATCTCGGCTTCGATTTCGTCAACTCTTTCAGCTTTTACAGAG is drawn from Methanosarcina lacustris Z-7289 and contains these coding sequences:
- the purB gene encoding adenylosuccinate lyase; protein product: MVIHPIDYRYGTAEMKFVWSQENRLNRILQTEAALAQAEADMGLIPAEAAETISKCITSVKAERVDEIEAEIHHDMMAVVVAISEQCRDDAGKWVHFGATSNDILDTATALQMKDAIDILEDKLKILLKVLVTQADAHKNTVCCGRTHGQIGVPTTYGLRFAIWASEISRHLDRLYELTPRITVGQMTGAVGTQAAFGRSGILIQKLTMQHLGIGTVDVSNQIIQRDRHAEFVMWMANTVTTLDKIGIEIRTLQRSEIAEIEESFGKKQVGSSTMPHKRNPIKSEQICGLARIVRAMVEPELLNNTLWDERDLTNSSCERVVFPEACVLTDHIIKLGISVLENLRFYPENIRKNLDLLRGLNMGEAVMIELAKRGVGRQEAHELVRNAAMEAHDTGQYFKQVLLDMPSVSRYLNAGDIENLVNPDKYIGTAVEQVESLVVKLREAYSL